One segment of Salvelinus fontinalis isolate EN_2023a chromosome 12, ASM2944872v1, whole genome shotgun sequence DNA contains the following:
- the LOC129866508 gene encoding interleukin-17C-like, giving the protein MSGLFKIMQTLLLLGLFIAKLTLASEAHKHKGCFSAEELEDGALKILRRNRYLKDGHIDETQYHKLGTKKTCPAVLHSQSVDYNNRSVSPWRYSIDSEEGRFPEKIVVAECLCTGCIIVKGHGHHGAEYEDYGYNSVPVVQSQMVLMKTDCTNNPGKYSFTSQFIKVPIACTCVKARTY; this is encoded by the exons ATGTCAGGTCTATTCAAGATTATGCAG ACTCTACTTTTACTTGGACTTTTTATTGCTAAATTGACTTTGGCATCAGAGGCACACAAGCATAAGGGATGCTTCAGTGCAGAAGAACTGGAGGATGGAGCTCTTAAGATCTTGCGTCGAAACCGGTACCTGAAAGACGGTCATATTGATGAAACGCAGTATCACAAGCTGGGTACGAAGAAGACCTGCCCTGCTGTGCTTCATTCACAGTCAGTAGACTACAACAACCGTTCTGTCTCCCCCTGGCGGTACAG CATCGATAGCGAGGAGGGACGATTCCCTGAGAAGATTGTTGTTGCTGAATGTCTATGTACGGGATGTATCATCGTCAAAGGGCATGGACATCACGGGGCCGAATACGAAGATTATGGATATAACTCTGTGCCTGTAGTGCAATCCCAGATGGTTTTGATGAAGACCGACTGCACGAACAACCCAGGAAAATATTCATTCACTTCACAATTTATCAAAGTGCCTATTGCCTGCACCTGCGTTAAGGCCAGGACATATTAA